The nucleotide sequence GTTGCCGCCCCATGAACCTTCCGAGCAATCGACACCGATCCGACGAGCGATCATGGTGACCGGACGCGGGGTGGACGGCCCCATCGATGCCCAAGTTGTGCTTCAGTTGAAGCCGCATCCCATGGTCGTTGCTCCAAAGATGCCACTGCGTCGCGGCCATCGAATTCGCGTGGAAGATCTAACCTGGGTTCCCGTCCCGGAAGACCAGCAACGTGACGACTACAGTTCCGACGTCGACGACTTCATCGGGAAAGAGATCGTGGGTCTGGCACGACAAGACGCGCCGCTTTCGGTATCGGCAGTGGCGCCGCCGGTCCTGATCCATCGCGGTGATCAAATCGAATTGCGAGTCGTCGGTGGCGGAGTCCGCGTCACCACGATGGCCAAGGCGCTGGACGACGGTCATTTATCACAGTTGATCGAAGTCGAGACGGCCGAACCGAGACGCCGAATGGTCGCCCGCG is from Crateriforma conspicua and encodes:
- the flgA gene encoding flagellar basal body P-ring formation chaperone FlgA, coding for MADPPSPHVVSRLESWIRMSVQRQNPELMKHYDVQLASSPENLAGFTQLQSAGGIMHTSFREAVLPPHEPSEQSTPIRRAIMVTGRGVDGPIDAQVVLQLKPHPMVVAPKMPLRRGHRIRVEDLTWVPVPEDQQRDDYSSDVDDFIGKEIVGLARQDAPLSVSAVAPPVLIHRGDQIELRVVGGGVRVTTMAKALDDGHLSQLIEVETAEPRRRMVARVAASGLAEIVTRSPRVR